Sequence from the Pseudophaeobacter arcticus DSM 23566 genome:
GCGTTTCGTCACAAAAGAACGACTCCGGCTGACAGGCAGCTGGCAGACACCCCCACTCTTACTTTTATGGAAGGACATGTCATGGACGGCACGTTCAACGAAAACGATCTCAGCCGGGTAGTTGCGGCTGACAAGGCCCATGTCTGGCACCACCTGATTCAGCATAAGCCCTTTGAAGAGAATGATCCCAGGATCATCGTCGAAGGCAAAGGCATGCGGGTCTGGGACCAGAACGGCAAAGAGTTCCTGGATGCGGTCTCCGGCGGTGTCTGGACCGTCAACGTCGGCTACGGTCGCGAGGAAATCTGCAAAGCTGTCTATAACCAGATGATGAAACTGTGCTATTTTGCCCAGTCAGCGGGCTCGATCCCCGGTGCGCTTTTTGCCGAGAAACTGATCGAAAAGATGCCGGGCATGAGCCGCGTCTACTACAATAACTCCGGCTCAGAGGCGAACGAGAAAGCCTTTAAGATGGTGCGCCAGATCGCCCATAAAAAATACGGCGGCAAGAAAACCAAGATCCTGTACCGCGACCGTGATTACCACGGCTCCACCCTGGCAGCGATGTCCGCCGGTGGCCAGGATGAGCGCAACGCGCAATACGGCCCCTTTGCGCCTGACTTTATCCGCGTGCCCCACTGCATGGAATACCGCAAGCACGAGCTGGGTCTTGAGCATCTGTCGGGGCGTGAGTTCGGCATTGCAGCCGCCAATGCCATCGAAGAGGTGATCCTGCGCGAAGGTCCCGAAACCGTCGGCGCCCTGTGCCTTGAGCCAGTGACCGCGGGTGGCGGCGTGATTGAAGCCCCCGAAGGCTATTGGGAACGGGTACAGGAAATCTGCACCCAACATGACATTCTGCTGCACATCGACGAAGTTGTCTGTGGCGTGGGCCGCACCGGCACCTGGTTTGGCTATCAGCACTACGGCATCAAACCCGACTTCGTGACCATGGCCAAAGGCGTGGCCTCCGGCTATGCGGCGATCGCGGTGCTGGTCACCACCGAAGAGGTCTTTGACATGTTCAAGGATGACGCTTCGGATCCGCTGAACTATTTCCGCGACATCTCCACCTTTGGTGGCTGCACCGCCGGCCCTGCGGCGGCGCTGGAAAACATGCGCATCATCGAAGAAGAGGGCCTCTTGGACAACTGCACCGCCATGGGCGAGCGGATGATGAACAATCTGCTGGCGCTGAAAGAAAAGCACCCCGTGATTGGCGATGTACGCGGCAAGGGTCTGTTCCTTGGGGCCGAACTGGTCACTGATCGCGAAACCAAGGAGCCTGTGGACGAGAAGCTCGCCCAGCAGGTCGTGGCGGATTGTGGCGCCCAGGGCGTTCTGATTGGTGTCACCAACCGGTCTATTCCTGGCAAGAACAACACGCTGTGCTTCAGCCCGGCGCTGATTGTGACGGCAGAAGACGTCGACGCCATCACCGACGCGGTCGACAAGGCCCTGACCAAGGTCTTTGGCTAAAACGCCCAGTCCCCATTTACTATTGAAACGCTCCGGTTTTCCGGGGCGTTTTTCATGTCAGTCCCATGCATACGTATTTTGAAAAGACGCCAAACAGCCCCATGTTAGGATCAGGATGAGGCGCCCAGCGGCCAGAAAAGGCATCGGCAGGTAGCAGTCTGCCCCTTTGAGTCGAACCTTTTGGATTGCCCATTTTGAACAAAAGTGGACCTTTCAAACTGTCCACGCTGCCGACAGTCTGGTCCAAACCCTACTACAATCCAGGAGCCAAACCATGTGGGCCAAACCTGTCACTCTCTCCGGCCAGCAGGTCACGCTTGCGCCGCTCTGCCAATCCCATGCCGATGATCTGGCTGAGGCCAGCGCCGATGGTAACCTTTCTGCGCTTTGGTACACAATGATACCGGCTCCGGCGGATGTCCCCGCCGAAATTGACCGGCGATTGGCGCTGCAACAGGCCGGCAGCATGGTGGCCTTTGCCATCCTGGATGCCTCCGGCCGGGCTGTCGGCATGACCACCTATATGAATATCGACCAGATCAATCAGCGGCTTGAAATCGGCTCCACCTGGTATCGCAAATCGGTACAGCGCTCGGGGTTGAACACCGAATGCAAACTGCTGATGCTGCGCCACGCCTTTGAGGATCTTGATGCCATCGCGGTGGAGTTCCGAACCCATGTGATCAACCACCAAAGCCGCCGTGCAATTGAACGTCTCGGGGCGAAACTCGATGGTATCTTACGGGCCCATATGCGGATGGGTAACGGCAGTCTCCGCGACACGGCAGTCTATTCGATCATCGCACCGGAATGGCCAACCATTCAGGCCCATCTGAACCATCTTATGACCCGGTATTGATCGGCGCGGCGGATCAAGGGGGCCACCTCAGCCACTTTATCCAGCTGTTCTCCCCTGCGAAAGCTATGTCCCAAACGCCACAGCGCCGCGCATCAGCGCGGCGCTGGGCCCAACGGGAGGCAGGCATTCTTTGAATGACAACACCGGGCGGGAGCCCCACCCGAAGCCCTTGCCGATCAGATCAGCTGGAACAGGATCCCCGCGACAATGGCGCCACTGACACCAAGCCCCAGATAGGTGGCAAAGACCTTTGGTTTGACCAGGGACCAGACCGCCGCCATCGCCGGGATCGAGCTCACAGCCCCGGCCACCATAAAGGACATCGCGGCACCGGCGCTCATGCCCTGCCCCATCAGCCCTGCCAACAGGGGCGGCGCCACATAGGAGTTGAGATAGGCCGGCATCCCCACCAGTGCCGCGAGGATAATCGGCACCACGCCGTCGCCACCAACCAGACCTGCGATCAGATCAGCGGGAACGTAATGCACCAGAATTGCCTCCAGCACATAGGCCAGCGCCAGCCACTTCAGCAGGAACAAACCATTGCTGACAAACTCGGCGCGGAATTTCAGGCGACGTGCCGCATCTTGCCAGAATTTCCAGTGTGGCGTGTCATCCAGCTTTGGAGCAGAAGAACAGCAGCTGGAACAGCTCGGTGCCTGTTTCAACGGATCGGCAAAGGCCCCCTGTCCCATCAGAGCTTTGACAAAGAAGCCGCCAAACAGCCCCAGGGCCACAGCAATCACGGCTTTGCCAATGGCAAAGTCCCAGCCCAGCGCGCCTGCGGTAATCAGCAGGGTTGGTGGGTCGATCAGGGGCGAGGCCAGCCAGAAGGCCATCACCGCAGAAAGCGGCGCGCCCAGCGCCAGAAGCCCCGCAATAAAGGGGATCACCTCACATGAGCAGAACGGCGCCAAGCCGCCAAAGACCGCCGCCAGAAAGATCATCCGCACCTCACGCCCAACAAAGGCGCGCGCCACCATCGCCTCGGCCCCGGTGGCCTTGAGATAGGCCAAAAGCAGAACCGCAAACAGGATGTATCGCCCGGTATGCGCCAAAGCCGCAGCAGCAAAGCCAATCACAGCCTGAAAATTACCCGGATCCAGAACCGCCACGGCAACCAGGATAAGAACACTCAGAGTCCAGGGCGTTTTCAGCCATTCAAGCGATAGTCCAACTGGCTTGGTGGCTGGTTTGGAAGAGTTTTGCGAAAGATCAGCCATCATTTGCCGCCTTGTTCTGGAGAAGATCAGCGCAGCACTCGCTCAGGATAAAGCCCGCCAGTTTTTCCAATTGTTCAAAATTTGCCCGGTTCAGGGTGCTTCGGCCGGCCCGCGCCTGATCAACGAGGCCAGCGCCGGTCAGAAATTTCAAATGATGCGCCAGGGTCGAGGGGGCAATGCCCGTTCGCTCCTGAATTTCACCAACTGTCAGGCCCTCGCGGCCTGCCCGGATAAGGCTGCGCAGCACCTGAAGACGCGATTCAGAGCCCATTGCAGCAAATCCCTGCGCTGCTTCTTCCCACAACATGTTGAACCTCCT
This genomic interval carries:
- a CDS encoding ArsR/SmtB family transcription factor; translation: MLWEEAAQGFAAMGSESRLQVLRSLIRAGREGLTVGEIQERTGIAPSTLAHHLKFLTGAGLVDQARAGRSTLNRANFEQLEKLAGFILSECCADLLQNKAANDG
- a CDS encoding permease; this encodes MADLSQNSSKPATKPVGLSLEWLKTPWTLSVLILVAVAVLDPGNFQAVIGFAAAALAHTGRYILFAVLLLAYLKATGAEAMVARAFVGREVRMIFLAAVFGGLAPFCSCEVIPFIAGLLALGAPLSAVMAFWLASPLIDPPTLLITAGALGWDFAIGKAVIAVALGLFGGFFVKALMGQGAFADPLKQAPSCSSCCSSAPKLDDTPHWKFWQDAARRLKFRAEFVSNGLFLLKWLALAYVLEAILVHYVPADLIAGLVGGDGVVPIILAALVGMPAYLNSYVAPPLLAGLMGQGMSAGAAMSFMVAGAVSSIPAMAAVWSLVKPKVFATYLGLGVSGAIVAGILFQLI
- a CDS encoding GNAT family N-acetyltransferase, whose translation is MWAKPVTLSGQQVTLAPLCQSHADDLAEASADGNLSALWYTMIPAPADVPAEIDRRLALQQAGSMVAFAILDASGRAVGMTTYMNIDQINQRLEIGSTWYRKSVQRSGLNTECKLLMLRHAFEDLDAIAVEFRTHVINHQSRRAIERLGAKLDGILRAHMRMGNGSLRDTAVYSIIAPEWPTIQAHLNHLMTRY
- a CDS encoding aminotransferase family protein; this translates as MDGTFNENDLSRVVAADKAHVWHHLIQHKPFEENDPRIIVEGKGMRVWDQNGKEFLDAVSGGVWTVNVGYGREEICKAVYNQMMKLCYFAQSAGSIPGALFAEKLIEKMPGMSRVYYNNSGSEANEKAFKMVRQIAHKKYGGKKTKILYRDRDYHGSTLAAMSAGGQDERNAQYGPFAPDFIRVPHCMEYRKHELGLEHLSGREFGIAAANAIEEVILREGPETVGALCLEPVTAGGGVIEAPEGYWERVQEICTQHDILLHIDEVVCGVGRTGTWFGYQHYGIKPDFVTMAKGVASGYAAIAVLVTTEEVFDMFKDDASDPLNYFRDISTFGGCTAGPAAALENMRIIEEEGLLDNCTAMGERMMNNLLALKEKHPVIGDVRGKGLFLGAELVTDRETKEPVDEKLAQQVVADCGAQGVLIGVTNRSIPGKNNTLCFSPALIVTAEDVDAITDAVDKALTKVFG